In the genome of Telluria beijingensis, one region contains:
- a CDS encoding lipid-binding SYLF domain-containing protein, producing the protein MRNQARVVCVAVCLSVVAMAFPRPGALAQATANAAASQPGRSTPANRHAAAARKRVAEAAAVVARMEEVPRLRQLLRQAKGVFIVPHYGRSALGLGVEGGSGVLLARRQDNSWSDPAFFYLGSISLGAQAGAQGGPVAIVLNNDAVLAKFFQNTDFSLNGDTGLKVLNWAGFIEGKAGAGDVVVWSGTESLFGNAAAISVNGIRYSQTATTAYYDRIVTAQDVMAGKFSNAQADPLKLALANASR; encoded by the coding sequence ATGAGAAACCAAGCACGCGTAGTGTGCGTCGCGGTATGCCTGTCCGTCGTGGCCATGGCGTTTCCGCGCCCAGGCGCACTCGCGCAAGCAACCGCCAACGCCGCCGCATCGCAGCCGGGGCGCTCGACACCTGCCAACCGCCACGCGGCGGCAGCCCGGAAGCGTGTTGCGGAGGCAGCCGCGGTAGTGGCCAGGATGGAAGAGGTGCCGCGCCTACGGCAGTTGCTGCGGCAGGCCAAAGGCGTTTTCATCGTGCCGCATTATGGCCGTTCGGCGCTGGGCCTAGGGGTCGAGGGCGGGTCCGGGGTGCTTCTCGCCAGACGGCAGGACAACAGCTGGAGCGATCCGGCCTTCTTTTACCTCGGAAGTATTTCTCTCGGCGCACAGGCCGGAGCGCAGGGTGGACCGGTTGCGATCGTGCTCAACAACGATGCGGTGCTTGCCAAGTTCTTCCAGAACACGGATTTCTCGCTCAACGGGGACACCGGTCTGAAGGTGCTGAACTGGGCCGGCTTTATCGAGGGAAAGGCCGGTGCCGGCGATGTCGTCGTGTGGAGCGGCACCGAAAGCTTGTTCGGCAACGCGGCGGCCATCAGCGTCAACGGAATCCGCTACAGCCAGACGGCGACGACCGCCTACTACGATCGCATCGTCACGGCGCAGGATGTCATGGCAGGAAAGTTCAGCAATGCGCAGGCCGATCCGCTGAAGCTGGCGCTGGCGAATGCCTCCAGGTGA
- the hypD gene encoding hydrogenase formation protein HypD — MSVTALQWLNEIARLPLPDRVRIMNVCGGHERTVAMAGLRTVLPPQVEIIPGPGCPVCVCPEQDIHDAIRLALDHGVILLAFGDMLRVPGNLPKGEVRSLEQARGAGADVRPIASPLEAVAVARANPARPVVFFAAGFETTTAPVAAMLLDAPPANLFLLLSARRTSPTVAMLLESERPSFDALLAPGHVCAVMGQEEWGFVVDRHAVPAAVAGFTPDSLLAATYSVLRQIVEGRCFLDNCYPQVVQAGGNPFAQRQLLQAMDVIDAQWRGIGTIPKSGYRIGQAFAAHDARLRFPTAPTAAGTTRPRAGQMPPGCDCAKVVLGKIYPDHCRLYGRACTPRAPIGPCMVSDEGACRIWWTSRARSPVLAASGE, encoded by the coding sequence ATGAGCGTCACGGCGCTGCAATGGCTGAACGAGATCGCGCGACTTCCCCTGCCCGATCGCGTCCGGATCATGAACGTCTGCGGCGGCCACGAGCGTACCGTCGCGATGGCGGGTCTCCGCACCGTCCTGCCGCCGCAAGTCGAGATCATCCCCGGCCCCGGCTGCCCCGTCTGCGTGTGTCCGGAACAGGACATCCACGATGCGATCCGCTTGGCGCTCGACCATGGGGTGATCCTGCTGGCATTCGGCGACATGCTGCGGGTGCCCGGCAACCTGCCCAAAGGCGAGGTACGGTCGCTCGAGCAGGCGCGCGGGGCGGGCGCCGATGTGCGGCCGATCGCCAGTCCGCTGGAGGCGGTCGCGGTCGCGCGCGCCAATCCGGCCCGTCCCGTGGTGTTCTTCGCGGCCGGTTTCGAGACCACCACGGCGCCGGTCGCCGCGATGCTGCTCGACGCGCCGCCGGCCAACCTGTTCCTGCTGCTGTCGGCGCGCCGCACCTCGCCCACGGTGGCCATGCTGCTGGAATCGGAGCGGCCTTCCTTCGACGCCCTGCTGGCCCCGGGCCATGTCTGCGCCGTCATGGGACAGGAGGAGTGGGGCTTCGTGGTCGATCGGCATGCGGTCCCGGCGGCGGTGGCCGGGTTCACGCCGGACAGTCTGCTGGCGGCGACTTATTCGGTGTTGCGGCAGATCGTCGAGGGCCGCTGTTTCCTGGACAATTGCTACCCACAGGTGGTGCAAGCGGGAGGGAACCCATTCGCGCAGCGCCAGCTGCTGCAGGCGATGGACGTCATCGATGCGCAATGGCGCGGGATCGGCACGATCCCGAAGTCCGGCTACCGGATTGGGCAGGCCTTCGCCGCGCACGACGCGCGCCTGCGATTTCCGACTGCGCCCACTGCGGCCGGGACGACGCGGCCACGTGCCGGACAGATGCCGCCCGGCTGCGATTGCGCCAAGGTGGTGCTGGGCAAGATCTACCCCGACCATTGCCGCCTGTACGGACGGGCCTGCACCCCGCGGGCACCTATTGGTCCCTGCATGGTGTCCGACGAAGGCGCCTGCCGGATCTGGTGGACGAGCCGGGCGCGCAGCCCGGTGCTGGCCGCGAGCGGAGAGTAG
- a CDS encoding Hsp20/alpha crystallin family protein → MNRLTRFDPFNEITRFEPFRNMDEFFNDLRMVPGWRGPEAQPRIRVDVAETEQAYTLKAEIPGVNKDDIKVAVEGNQVTLTAEVRQEKDEKTENTLRSERYFGVQTRSFTLPQDVDDANAQAMYKDGILELTLPKKPGTARRQLQIQ, encoded by the coding sequence ATGAACAGATTAACGCGCTTTGACCCGTTCAACGAGATAACCCGTTTCGAGCCGTTCCGTAACATGGACGAGTTCTTCAATGATTTGCGCATGGTGCCGGGCTGGCGTGGCCCCGAAGCGCAACCGCGGATTCGCGTCGACGTGGCAGAAACCGAGCAGGCGTACACCTTGAAGGCGGAGATTCCTGGCGTGAACAAAGACGATATCAAGGTTGCCGTAGAGGGAAACCAGGTAACCCTGACCGCCGAGGTTCGCCAGGAAAAGGATGAGAAGACCGAGAACACGCTGCGCAGCGAACGCTACTTCGGTGTACAGACGCGCAGCTTCACCCTGCCGCAAGACGTCGACGACGCCAATGCACAGGCCATGTACAAGGACGGCATCCTGGAGCTGACCCTGCCCAAGAAGCCGGGAACCGCCCGCAGACAGCTGCAGATCCAGTAA
- a CDS encoding hydrogenase maturation nickel metallochaperone HypA, producing MHELSISRALLDQLAGLVRQHNATGVSAITLCIGPLSGIEPALLRAAYMQSRKQTVAEHADLIILPAAVRVLCQECAAVSEATPARLTCAACACSRTRLLSGDEMLLESVDLEFGA from the coding sequence ATGCACGAACTTTCGATCAGCAGGGCGCTGCTCGACCAGCTTGCCGGCCTGGTAAGGCAACATAATGCCACTGGTGTCAGCGCCATTACCTTGTGCATCGGGCCGCTGTCAGGGATCGAGCCAGCACTGTTGCGGGCAGCCTACATGCAGTCCCGCAAGCAGACCGTCGCCGAGCATGCGGACCTGATCATCCTGCCTGCCGCGGTACGCGTGCTATGCCAGGAGTGCGCCGCCGTGTCCGAGGCCACGCCGGCGCGGCTGACATGCGCGGCATGCGCGTGCTCCCGGACGCGCCTGCTGAGTGGTGACGAGATGTTGCTGGAAAGTGTAGACCTGGAGTTCGGCGCCTGA
- the hypE gene encoding hydrogenase expression/formation protein HypE, translating to MTPNSRIQLAHGNGGRLMRELIETVFVRHLANPCLDTDLDGATVPLRAGHIVLSTDAFTVQPLEFPGGDIGKLAVNGTVNDLAVAGATPQYLTLNAIIEEGFAIEQLDRIVLGIARAARAAQVAVVAGDTKVVRRGEASGLYLATTGVGLRPDGLRLGMAHVKEGDRILVSGPVGDHGTAVLLAREEFGLAGELKSDCANVIGLAQALLPIRGLRFMRDPTRGGLATVCHELCRGTGLGIVLGESAIPVFPEVRAVCDMLGYDPLYLACEGRVVAVVAAHAAAAALTAWRSLPEGRESAIVGAVSGERRCVMLRTALGGERYLEELEDDPLPRIC from the coding sequence ATGACGCCCAACAGCCGCATCCAGCTAGCGCACGGCAACGGCGGCCGCCTGATGCGCGAGCTGATCGAAACGGTCTTCGTGCGCCATCTTGCAAACCCCTGCCTGGATACGGACCTCGATGGCGCCACGGTGCCGCTGCGCGCCGGTCATATCGTGCTCAGTACTGACGCCTTCACCGTACAGCCCCTCGAGTTCCCCGGTGGCGACATCGGCAAGCTGGCCGTCAACGGCACGGTCAACGACCTGGCCGTCGCCGGCGCCACGCCGCAGTACCTGACGCTCAACGCCATCATCGAGGAGGGCTTCGCGATTGAGCAACTGGACCGGATCGTGCTTGGCATCGCGCGCGCCGCGCGCGCCGCGCAGGTGGCCGTGGTCGCGGGCGACACCAAGGTAGTGCGGCGCGGCGAAGCCAGCGGCCTTTACCTCGCCACCACCGGCGTCGGCCTGCGGCCCGATGGGCTGCGGCTGGGCATGGCACACGTGAAGGAAGGCGATCGGATCCTCGTCAGCGGGCCGGTGGGCGACCACGGTACTGCGGTGCTGCTGGCACGCGAGGAGTTCGGGCTGGCGGGCGAACTGAAGTCCGACTGTGCCAATGTGATTGGCCTGGCACAGGCGCTGCTGCCGATTAGGGGCCTGCGCTTCATGCGCGACCCGACGCGCGGCGGGCTGGCGACCGTCTGTCACGAACTGTGCCGCGGGACCGGACTCGGCATCGTGCTCGGCGAGTCCGCCATCCCCGTCTTTCCGGAGGTGCGCGCCGTTTGCGACATGCTTGGCTACGACCCACTCTATCTCGCGTGCGAAGGCCGCGTCGTTGCCGTGGTGGCCGCGCACGCCGCCGCCGCCGCGCTGACCGCGTGGCGCAGCCTGCCCGAGGGACGCGAGTCGGCGATCGTCGGCGCCGTTTCCGGCGAACGGCGCTGCGTGATGCTGCGAACCGCCCTTGGCGGCGAGCGCTATCTCGAAGAACTGGAAGACGATCCGCTGCCGCGGATCTGCTAA
- a CDS encoding 6-phosphofructokinase, which produces MDPVIRRIAISTGGGDAPGLNAVIRAVVLAADQLGWECHGIRDGFNGLLAPEHCLGEPVLRLSTDAVHGIGHLGGTILGSTNRGNPMRYPKSGSGGPIEQDRTDELVGLCRQCGFDALIVVGGDGSMSIADCLRRKGLRVIGVPKTIDNDLDRTFQTFGFDSAVGFATECIDRLHTTADSQHRVMVVEVMGRYAGWIALHAGLAAGAHAILLPEIPFCLDTVAQAIAKRDAAGRRHSVVVVAEGAQPLGRRRELLAAAGAGQAERLGGIGAWVEAGLGSRTGKECRNVVLGHLLRGGRPSAFDRVIASRFGAAAVRILARGEQGVMVALDGDGIVSVPLAEVAGRSRRVPIDGDTVHTVRELGICLGERNGRSPDKMDAGQPRW; this is translated from the coding sequence ATGGATCCTGTCATCAGGCGAATTGCCATCTCCACAGGAGGGGGCGACGCTCCCGGGCTCAACGCCGTAATCCGCGCGGTCGTGCTTGCTGCAGACCAGCTTGGTTGGGAATGCCATGGTATCCGGGACGGCTTCAATGGACTGCTCGCCCCCGAGCACTGCCTCGGCGAACCGGTTCTACGCCTGTCGACCGATGCCGTGCACGGCATCGGCCATCTCGGCGGCACGATCCTCGGCAGCACTAACCGGGGCAACCCGATGCGCTATCCAAAGAGTGGGAGCGGCGGGCCCATCGAACAGGATCGCACCGACGAGCTGGTTGGTCTTTGCCGCCAATGCGGCTTCGATGCCCTGATCGTTGTCGGGGGCGACGGCTCGATGAGCATCGCCGATTGCCTGCGGCGCAAAGGACTGCGGGTGATCGGCGTACCCAAGACGATCGACAACGATCTCGACCGCACCTTCCAGACTTTCGGTTTCGACTCCGCAGTAGGATTCGCGACCGAATGCATCGACCGTCTGCACACCACGGCGGATAGCCAGCACCGCGTAATGGTTGTCGAAGTGATGGGACGCTACGCTGGCTGGATTGCGCTGCACGCGGGCCTGGCGGCGGGCGCGCATGCGATCCTGCTTCCCGAAATCCCGTTCTGTCTCGATACGGTGGCGCAGGCCATCGCGAAACGCGACGCTGCCGGGCGGCGCCACTCCGTCGTCGTGGTGGCTGAAGGCGCACAGCCGCTCGGGCGGCGGCGTGAGCTGCTCGCGGCCGCCGGGGCCGGCCAGGCCGAGCGCCTGGGCGGCATTGGCGCCTGGGTCGAAGCGGGACTCGGCAGCCGTACAGGCAAGGAATGCCGCAACGTGGTGCTGGGCCATCTGCTGCGCGGCGGACGCCCTTCCGCATTCGACCGCGTCATCGCATCGCGCTTCGGGGCAGCGGCAGTCAGGATCCTGGCACGCGGCGAGCAGGGCGTGATGGTGGCGCTGGACGGGGATGGCATCGTAAGCGTGCCCCTGGCCGAGGTTGCCGGCCGCAGCAGGCGGGTTCCCATCGACGGCGATACGGTGCACACCGTGCGCGAGCTCGGCATCTGCCTTGGCGAGCGTAATGGGCGGAGCCCGGACAAAATGGACGCTGGCCAGCCGCGCTGGTGA
- the hypB gene encoding hydrogenase nickel incorporation protein HypB: MRGLLCENDRAAGHNRRHFDLHQTLAINLMSSPGAGKTALLEASIEALSATFRIAVIVGDLETDNDARRIRAKGVPVVQITTGSACHLDAAMVHDAWHQLRNEPVDLLFIENVGNLVCPASFALGQHADVILLSVPEGDDKPAKYPVMFRCADLMLITKIDLLPYLADFVPERAQRYMNEIGNPAPTLATSSRDGTGMDEWFGWLRRLHAAQGHPAEVAT; encoded by the coding sequence ATGCGCGGCCTGCTGTGCGAGAACGACCGGGCAGCCGGGCACAACAGGCGGCATTTCGACCTCCACCAGACCCTGGCCATCAACCTCATGTCATCCCCGGGCGCCGGCAAGACCGCCTTGCTCGAGGCCAGCATCGAGGCGCTGTCGGCCACCTTCCGGATCGCGGTCATAGTCGGCGACCTGGAAACCGACAACGATGCCCGCCGCATCCGGGCCAAGGGCGTGCCTGTGGTGCAGATCACGACGGGAAGCGCCTGCCACCTCGACGCGGCAATGGTCCACGACGCCTGGCACCAGCTGCGCAACGAGCCGGTCGATCTCCTGTTTATCGAGAACGTGGGCAACCTCGTATGCCCAGCCAGCTTCGCTCTTGGCCAGCATGCCGACGTGATCCTGCTGTCCGTCCCCGAAGGCGACGACAAGCCGGCCAAGTACCCGGTCATGTTCCGCTGCGCCGACCTCATGCTGATTACGAAGATCGACCTCCTGCCTTACCTCGCGGACTTCGTGCCGGAACGCGCGCAGCGCTACATGAATGAGATTGGCAACCCTGCACCGACCCTGGCGACCTCTTCCCGCGATGGCACCGGCATGGACGAATGGTTCGGTTGGTTGCGCCGGCTGCATGCGGCGCAGGGCCACCCGGCAGAGGTTGCAACATGA
- a CDS encoding 4Fe-4S dicluster domain-containing protein — MDSAQAYFMPRARLQDLIDSLAAAGYQCMGPKARDGAIVFEALADASELPTGMRDHQEPGSYRLTDTGSPRAFAWANGPQALKPLLFAPSEVLWRARRRLDGGLDFGSDAPQVRPLAVFGVRACDLAALAIQDQHFVQGAHGAAPDPFYRMRRDGLFLVAVNCSHPASTCFCVSTGDGPRATHGFDLALDERDDGFLVEAGSERGRAVLEGLALAAALPAQLAEAREQTARAEQAMTRSLPGRNLRASLFANLEHPRWDEVADRCLSCGNCTSVCPTCFCHSEPERPRIDGGESVHAREWDSCFTRGHSHIHGLTVRPDTRTRYRQWLTHKLGSWHDQFGRSGCIGCGRCIAWCPVGIDITEEAGAICRSGP, encoded by the coding sequence ATGGACAGCGCACAGGCCTATTTCATGCCGCGGGCACGGCTACAGGACCTGATCGATTCGCTTGCCGCCGCCGGCTACCAGTGCATGGGGCCCAAGGCGCGCGACGGTGCCATCGTGTTCGAAGCGCTGGCGGACGCAAGCGAACTCCCGACCGGCATGCGCGACCACCAGGAGCCGGGCAGCTACCGGCTGACCGACACCGGCAGCCCGCGCGCGTTCGCCTGGGCTAACGGTCCCCAGGCCCTGAAACCGCTCCTTTTCGCGCCCAGCGAGGTATTGTGGCGTGCCCGGCGCCGTCTGGACGGGGGGCTCGATTTCGGCAGCGATGCGCCGCAGGTCCGGCCGCTGGCGGTGTTCGGGGTCCGGGCCTGCGATCTTGCCGCGCTGGCGATCCAGGACCAGCATTTCGTGCAAGGGGCGCATGGCGCGGCGCCCGATCCCTTCTACCGGATGCGGCGCGACGGCTTGTTCCTGGTCGCCGTCAACTGCAGCCATCCGGCCTCGACCTGCTTCTGCGTCTCGACCGGCGATGGGCCGCGCGCGACCCATGGCTTCGATCTTGCACTCGACGAACGGGACGACGGCTTCCTGGTCGAAGCGGGAAGCGAGCGGGGACGGGCCGTGCTGGAAGGCCTGGCGCTGGCCGCCGCGCTGCCCGCGCAGCTGGCCGAGGCGCGGGAACAGACGGCAAGGGCGGAACAGGCCATGACGCGCAGCCTGCCGGGTAGGAACCTGCGCGCCTCCCTGTTTGCAAACCTCGAGCATCCGCGCTGGGACGAGGTCGCCGACCGTTGCCTCTCGTGCGGAAACTGTACGTCGGTATGCCCGACCTGCTTCTGCCACAGCGAGCCAGAGCGGCCACGCATCGACGGCGGCGAGTCGGTCCACGCGCGCGAGTGGGACTCCTGCTTCACCCGCGGCCACAGCCACATCCACGGCCTGACGGTGCGTCCCGACACCCGGACGCGCTACCGCCAGTGGCTCACGCACAAGCTGGGCAGCTGGCACGACCAGTTCGGCCGCAGCGGCTGCATCGGCTGTGGACGCTGCATCGCCTGGTGCCCGGTCGGGATCGACATCACGGAAGAAGCCGGCGCGATCTGCAGGAGCGGACCGTGA
- the hypF gene encoding carbamoyltransferase HypF, giving the protein MDSAGAGSLQEPGGESQACRWLLTGRVQGVGFRPFVYRLARAYGIRGYVHNVAGQVVIVGEAGAAALAQFGHALLAQAPRLALPRIASCANCAPVGFADFRIVPSEQARERELHLPPDCFCCDDCLSELGDPADRRYRYPFINCTQCGPRYTLITGMPYDRENTTMREFAMCPLCRAEYEDPGNRRFHAEPIACPACGPQLCFHAPGSPAIDNTQAALAACAAQIAAGRIVAVKGIGGYHLMADATSESTVARLRERKRRPHKPLALMLPAGAARIRSLLDIDEAGYAVLAGPLRPILLARPRTGGPLAPNIASGLHEVGAMLAYSPLHHLLIEAAGVPLVATSANLSGEPVLTEADEVEARLAGVADGYLHHGRRIARPADDPVFRMIAGRPRPIRLGRGAAPIDLALPFPLPGPVLAAGSQTKNTLALGWVARAAMSPHIGDLDSARAMDVFQQTAADMAALQGISPAAIACDAHPGFASTRWAAGTGLPLIKVWHHHAHASALAAEHPDVDAWLVFTWDGVGLGMDGTLWGGEAFSGMPGRWRRVATLRPLRIVGAGLAARQLWRSAAAMCWDAGHAWRSERYGLLRHAWRRQLNCHTSSAAGRLFDGAAVLLGLLEEGDFEGQGPMWLEAAADRNKGAALPLPVARNATGLWELDWRPVLPMLLDASRPSGERAAVFQASLASGLLAQAHALRRDTGVRRVGLCGGVFQNRWLTGQVVGLLAGDGFDVRLAERLPCNDAALSFGQLVEAGARP; this is encoded by the coding sequence ATGGACAGCGCCGGCGCCGGCAGCCTGCAGGAACCCGGTGGCGAGAGCCAGGCCTGCCGCTGGCTGCTGACCGGGCGCGTGCAGGGGGTGGGCTTCCGGCCCTTCGTGTACCGACTGGCCCGGGCCTACGGCATTCGTGGCTACGTGCATAATGTCGCAGGACAGGTCGTGATCGTCGGCGAAGCCGGAGCGGCGGCGCTCGCGCAGTTCGGCCACGCGCTGCTGGCCCAGGCCCCTCGGCTTGCGCTCCCGCGCATCGCGTCCTGCGCCAACTGCGCGCCGGTCGGATTCGCCGACTTCCGGATCGTGCCCAGCGAGCAGGCGCGCGAGCGCGAGCTTCATCTGCCTCCCGATTGCTTCTGCTGCGATGATTGCCTGAGCGAGCTTGGTGATCCCGCTGACCGCCGCTATCGCTATCCCTTCATTAACTGCACGCAGTGCGGGCCGCGCTACACGCTCATCACGGGCATGCCCTATGACCGCGAGAATACGACCATGCGCGAGTTCGCCATGTGCCCGCTGTGCCGCGCGGAGTACGAGGATCCCGGGAACCGCCGTTTCCATGCCGAGCCGATCGCTTGTCCCGCCTGCGGTCCGCAATTGTGCTTCCACGCGCCAGGTTCCCCCGCGATCGATAACACGCAAGCGGCGCTGGCCGCCTGCGCCGCACAGATTGCCGCTGGCCGGATTGTCGCCGTCAAGGGCATCGGGGGCTACCACCTGATGGCCGATGCCACCAGCGAAAGTACGGTGGCCCGGCTGCGTGAACGCAAGCGGCGGCCGCACAAGCCGCTGGCGCTGATGCTGCCTGCCGGCGCGGCGCGAATCCGGTCGCTGCTCGATATCGACGAGGCCGGCTACGCGGTGCTGGCCGGTCCGCTCCGGCCGATCCTGCTGGCACGGCCGCGAACGGGTGGGCCCCTTGCGCCGAATATCGCGTCGGGCCTGCACGAAGTGGGGGCGATGCTGGCCTACAGTCCGCTGCACCACCTCCTGATCGAGGCCGCTGGCGTACCGCTGGTGGCCACCTCCGCCAATCTCAGCGGGGAGCCGGTCCTGACCGAGGCGGACGAGGTCGAGGCGCGGCTCGCCGGGGTCGCCGACGGTTATCTCCACCACGGGCGGCGTATAGCGCGGCCGGCGGACGACCCGGTGTTCAGGATGATCGCGGGCAGGCCGCGCCCGATCCGCCTGGGACGCGGCGCCGCACCCATCGACCTCGCGCTCCCGTTTCCGCTGCCTGGCCCGGTCCTGGCCGCCGGCAGCCAGACGAAGAACACGCTGGCGCTGGGCTGGGTGGCGCGCGCAGCGATGTCGCCCCATATCGGCGACCTCGACAGCGCACGCGCCATGGACGTCTTCCAGCAGACGGCGGCCGACATGGCGGCTCTCCAGGGCATCTCGCCGGCGGCGATCGCCTGCGATGCGCACCCCGGTTTCGCCAGTACCCGCTGGGCCGCCGGCACGGGACTGCCATTGATCAAGGTTTGGCACCACCACGCCCATGCGTCGGCGCTGGCGGCGGAACATCCGGATGTCGACGCCTGGCTGGTCTTCACCTGGGATGGCGTTGGTCTCGGGATGGACGGAACCCTGTGGGGCGGCGAAGCGTTCTCCGGTATGCCGGGTCGCTGGCGGCGCGTGGCGACGTTGCGGCCGCTGCGCATTGTCGGCGCCGGGCTGGCAGCGCGGCAACTCTGGCGCAGCGCGGCCGCCATGTGCTGGGATGCGGGCCACGCATGGCGTTCCGAGCGGTACGGGCTCCTGCGGCATGCATGGCGCAGGCAGCTCAACTGTCATACGAGCTCGGCCGCCGGACGGCTGTTCGATGGCGCCGCGGTGCTGCTGGGCCTGCTGGAAGAAGGTGATTTCGAGGGGCAGGGACCGATGTGGCTGGAGGCCGCCGCGGACCGGAACAAGGGCGCGGCACTGCCCCTGCCGGTGGCGAGAAATGCCACTGGTCTGTGGGAACTGGATTGGCGTCCAGTGCTGCCCATGCTGCTTGATGCGAGCCGACCGTCGGGCGAGCGTGCCGCGGTCTTCCAGGCCAGCCTTGCAAGCGGCCTGCTGGCACAGGCGCACGCGCTGCGAAGGGACACCGGGGTGCGCCGGGTCGGCCTGTGCGGGGGCGTGTTCCAGAACCGTTGGCTTACCGGGCAGGTCGTCGGCCTGCTGGCCGGGGACGGCTTCGATGTGCGGCTGGCCGAGCGGCTGCCATGCAACGACGCGGCGCTCTCCTTCGGGCAGCTGGTGGAAGCGGGAGCACGGCCATGA
- a CDS encoding FAD/NAD(P)-binding protein, which translates to MNPHLPAEAEVVERIQESASVFTLRLRLCDQAVREGYRFDPGQFNMLYLYGAGEVPISIVSDPEEPEHLLHTIREVGRVTHGMARLRTGERIGLRGPYGRGWPLALAQDRDVLVLTGGLGCAPVVSVINHIVLRRPEFGRLTIIQGVKHAEDLLWRERYAAWAGLADTQVLLSADHGGPLWPWHVGLVTGVFDEARIETGQTLVMMCGPEGMMRASARELALRGVEEGNIWLSMERNMHCALGHCGHCQYGGSFVCRQGPVFSYPEIKPLFDVWGF; encoded by the coding sequence GTGAACCCGCATCTGCCCGCCGAAGCCGAGGTCGTCGAGCGGATACAGGAATCGGCTTCGGTGTTCACCCTGCGGCTCAGGCTGTGCGATCAGGCAGTCCGCGAAGGCTACCGCTTCGATCCCGGCCAGTTCAACATGCTATATCTGTACGGCGCAGGCGAAGTACCGATCTCGATCGTCTCCGACCCGGAAGAGCCCGAGCATCTGCTGCACACCATCCGCGAGGTCGGGCGCGTCACCCATGGCATGGCCCGGCTACGCACGGGCGAGCGCATCGGCCTGCGCGGTCCCTACGGGCGGGGGTGGCCCCTGGCGCTGGCACAGGACCGCGACGTGCTGGTGCTGACGGGCGGGCTCGGCTGTGCGCCAGTCGTTTCCGTCATCAATCACATCGTCCTGCGCCGGCCCGAGTTCGGGCGGCTGACGATCATCCAGGGGGTCAAGCATGCCGAAGATTTGCTGTGGCGCGAGCGCTATGCCGCCTGGGCGGGCCTGGCCGACACCCAGGTCCTGCTCTCGGCCGATCATGGCGGCCCCCTTTGGCCCTGGCACGTCGGCCTGGTGACCGGGGTATTCGACGAGGCCCGGATCGAGACCGGGCAGACCCTGGTGATGATGTGCGGGCCGGAGGGCATGATGCGCGCCAGCGCAAGGGAGCTTGCCTTGCGCGGCGTGGAGGAGGGCAATATCTGGCTCAGCATGGAGCGCAACATGCATTGCGCGCTCGGCCACTGCGGCCATTGCCAGTACGGCGGGTCCTTCGTGTGCCGCCAGGGGCCGGTGTTCTCCTATCCTGAGATCAAGCCGCTGTTCGATGTCTGGGGATTCTGA
- a CDS encoding HypC/HybG/HupF family hydrogenase formation chaperone, producing MCLAVPMEVLKIEDGTAWCSASGIRRAVSLYLLPSDAVAPGDFVLVHVGYAIQKIVAHEARTTWELIDRMQGVEIPKRDARTFDQQGAARPACRPGKAT from the coding sequence ATGTGCCTTGCCGTACCAATGGAAGTACTGAAAATCGAGGACGGGACTGCCTGGTGCAGCGCAAGCGGCATACGGCGTGCAGTCAGCCTGTACTTGCTCCCGTCCGATGCGGTCGCGCCGGGTGACTTCGTGCTCGTCCATGTGGGATACGCCATCCAGAAGATCGTCGCGCATGAGGCAAGGACGACCTGGGAGCTCATCGACCGGATGCAGGGGGTGGAAATCCCGAAACGCGATGCACGAACTTTCGATCAGCAGGGCGCTGCTCGACCAGCTTGCCGGCCTGGTAAGGCAACATAA